A window from Mangifera indica cultivar Alphonso chromosome 2, CATAS_Mindica_2.1, whole genome shotgun sequence encodes these proteins:
- the LOC123209706 gene encoding glutathione gamma-glutamylcysteinyltransferase 1-like yields MAMAGLYKRLLPSPPAIDFASSEGKQLFLEAIQGGTMEGFYRLISYFQTQSEPAYCGLASLSVVLNALAIDPGRKWKGPWRWFDESMLDCCEPLDKVKEKGISFGKLVCLAYCAGAKVEAFRTNQSTIDDFRKYIIGCTSSDDCHMISSYHRGIFKQTGTGHFSPIGGYHVGRDMVLILDVARFKYPPHWVPLSLLWEAMDSVDRETGQHRGFMLISRPHREPGLLYTLSCRHESWVDTARYLIEDVPNLVKSKDFKDIENVLSVVFTSLPSNFGEFIKWIAEVRRREDAGNGLSQEEKGRLAVKEEVLKQVQETGLFKHVVAFLSTVNSCCRNMPSLAIKHNLPNFSATLCCQGAEILAGKFGSSERFCCQETCVKCLNRDGDGDKPITMVSATVVDGNSQQGVDVLVPSIHMGDCGSSQSNCIGMYPAGNDILTVLLLVLPTETWSGIKDEKISQEIHNLVSTENLPSLLQEEVLHLRRQLHILKRCQENKVDEDLAPPRM; encoded by the exons ATGGCGATGGCCGGTTTGTATAAACGACTCCTTCCTTCTCCTCCTGCAATCGATTTCGCTTCCTCGGAAGGAAAG CAACTTTTCCTGGAGGCTATTCAAGGTGGAACAATGGAAGGCTTTTATAGGTTGATTTCTTACTTTCAGACTCAATCTGAACCAGCGTACTGTGGATTGGCCAGCCTTTCCGTGGTCTTGAATGCCCTTGCTATTGACCCTGGAAGAAAATGGAAGG GACCTTGGAGGTGGTTTGATGAATCTATGTTAGACTGTTGTGAACCTCTGGATAAGGTCAAGGAGAAAGGCATCTCATTTGGGAAGCTTGTTTGTTTGGCTTACTGTGCTGGTGCAAAAGTTGAAGCTTTCCGCACAAATCAAAGCACCATTGATGACTTCAGAAAGTATATAATTGGATGCACTTCTTCTGATGATTGCCACATGATCTCATCATACCATAGAGGGATTTTTAAACAG ACAGGAACAGGCCATTTTTCACCAATTGGTGGTTATCATGTAGGAAGGGACATGGTACTGATTTTAGATGTTGCACGTTTTAAGTATCCTCCACACTGGGTCCCACTTTCACTTCTTTGGGAAGCCATGGATAGTGTTGATAGAGAAACTGGACAACACAGAGG GTTCATGCTTATATCTAGGCCTCATCGAGAGCCAGGACTTCTCTACACGCTG AGTTGTAGGCATGAGAGTTGGGTTGATACTGCAAGGTatttaattgaagatgttccTAATCTTGTGAAGTCAAAGGACTTTAAGGATATTGAGAATGTTCTCTCTGTTGTTTTCACATCACTCCCATCAAATTTTGGAGAGTTTATCAAGTGGATTGCAGAAGTTCGGAGACGAGAGGATGCTGGTAATGGTCTAAGCCAAGAGGAAAAAGGAAGGCTTGCTGTCAAG GAAGAGGTGCTAAAACAAGTGCAAGAAACTGGTCTTTTTAAGCATGTTGTGGCTTTTTTATCTACAGTAAATTCTTGTTGCAGAAACATGCCATCTTTAGCTATTAAACATAATCTGCCCAATTTTTCTGCTACACTATGTTGCCAAGGGGCAGAAATTTTGGCAGGAAAGTTTGGTTCCTCGGAGAGGTTTTGTTGTCAGGAAACCTGTGTGAAATGCTTGAATAGAGATGGAGATGGTGATAAGCCCATTACCATGGTGTCAGCGACTGTTGTAGATGGTAACAGTCAGCAAGGAGTTGATGTGCTGGTTCCTTCAATTCACATGGGAGACTGTGGCTCTAGTCAAAGTAATTGCATTGGAATGTACCCAGctggaaatgatattttaacagTTCTCTTGCTCGTGTTGCCTACTGAAACATGGTCTGGTATCAAGGATGAGAAGATTTCACAAGAAATTCATAACCTCGTTTCAACAGAAAATCTTCCAAGTTTGCTTCAAGAAGAG GTTTTGCATCTGCGGAGGCAGCTTCACATTCTCAAGAGATGCCAAGAGAACAAGGTCGATGAGGATCTTGCTCCACCTCGCATGTAG